TATACCATCTGTTGATAGTTTCTCTCTGACTGTTTCGTAACCATCAGTTTTCCATAGGGCTTTGAAGTATGATGATGTAGTGAATCTgcgtgctgatttttttttcttagtaaGTTTCTTTCACACAGAGATACTCAAAAATTCTAATGGGAGAAGACTGAGAAACCTGGCAAAATTATGTATAAAGATTATTTTAAGCCTTTAAAATGTCTGAAAAAATAGAATGCATTGTCCGTTAACATGGTTGTAAAGAACACATCATGGATGATTCTTTTAgaaggaatatttatttatggaGCCATTTAAACAATTCTAATAACAtgctattttaaaaaggaaatagcttaaaatcagaaTTACAGCTTCTTGGTGAAATTAAATGCATTTCAGTTCTGTGTACAGGCTATGTTTGCTCCTCACCTGCATTCAACTTTGTCATTTGCCTTTTGGTACaatatttaaaaatgcatgaCTGACACGCTTTCTGCCATTAAGCCTTTTTATTGAAAAAAATTATTGCATGAAACTACATTCCCAGGAACAACTTTTATAACCTAAAAAAAGCTGCATTGCATGTTCAATAGTGCAATTTCACTTATCTACTGTATAATATAAAACACTTTTTACATAGAATACAAAACAAAATACCTAGTTTACAGATTATACTAGCCAGAGTATTATTCAGTTTTAATAGAAACAAAATGCTTTGAAAAATGAATCCagtggcatttttaaatatttttgcaaaactgtATAACAAAGGTATGTTTAGCATTTTACAGCAATGAGGAAATGAGTACAGTTGGTTGGGTGGACTCATCCAATCACTTTTTCACATCAGAGAATGCATGTTTCTAATCACTCTGTGGTGCGATTGATTTGGACCTGTCTGTTACAAGAATGCATCTGAGATACCTGATTTAGGAGACTTGTGGAACACAAGTTGTTCTGCGAAGCTGAACATGTGTCAGAAACTTCTGAGACATAGCTAAGTCAGATCTCACAAAAGAGCGACGACGAAAAATTTGTGAATGGTCGAAAAATGTCCAAGTAAATCCACCCCCAAGTTTCACTTACTGGGATCTATGATTATCATACAGCATGGATGACACATTTTAATATTAGCACCCAGAACAAAATCTTTTTACTCAGACAtaagtttaaattgttttaatagaAATAACTTTCAAGTAAATATACTAAATGTCACAGTCTAAAAGTAAACAAGATGCAGGTATATTTGATTCACAGATCTTATGGTTTATATTTGCTATATTTCAGTGACTTCAGAACAGTTCTCATAAACTCAAACTATCATAATCCTCTTCACATTTctttttaatatcagtttgacaTTTGATGCAGAAATCAGATGTGATCACTTGAGGTCTTGGTAATATGGTGCAAGATAATGTTAGAAATTAAATTATACAATCAAAGGAAGTACAAAAACCTGCCTGTCCACCCCCAAAAAGTTAACCAGGCTGCTGACATTCATACATCTATGTGCCATATGAGTTTGCCAAAGACCTTACCAGGAGGAAGCTATTGGAATCCCTGGGTGAGTACCTAAGAATTCTCCCAGACAATGAAGAAAACAGAATGTTACCATTAGCCCTAAAGTAGCTCAAGCCAGGATCCAGTGCTGATGGTATTTTCCTGCCCCTACCCAGTGGATGTCAGAATAACTGTGCTTCAAGAATTGTCCTCCCActtattttcttttcaaaatgaaGATGAAAACTAATGTAAGACTTACTGCAAATTAGAGAACCATACACTTTTTATTTAAGATTCTGTTAATGGACTCTGGATCATGTGAATGGAATATCCAGTCATCATTTGATAATCCAAATTAACATTCAAAATGCTGTGTCAGCCAGTCTTTACTTGCTTCACTGTTCTTGATTTGCCGTAAGTATATGCTACAACTTCCCTTAAGATATACATTTAGATTTTAAAAGGgtattttcctcttttaaactgtttttgGAGTGTAAGATGACAACTttgctattttaaatatttttaaacaaaagtatctgcttttgtaaaaaaaaatcagataacCAACAAATTTTACAAGGTCAAGAACAATGCCGGAATTCTTGCCCCTGGAATAATGGATGAATGAAAGGATTGAGTTGTATTGCAGAAGATACAGCTCCACTAAGCTGTGGTGTGAACAAGGTAGGAATAAATGCAGGATGGGGCAGTGATGGGATTGGCAGGTGAGAAGGATGGATGGGAGTGGCAGATACCAAATGGAGTGGGTGTCCTGCCAGTAGGGCTGAGTGCGTAGGCATGAAAGCTGGagtgaaaggggagagagagattggGGCAAAGTGAGACTGTGGGAATGGATGTATCCGAGCCAGGGAAAGATGGCTGCTGTGGGGATGAACTGCAGCTGAGAGAGCAAAGCTTTGCAGAAAGGTATGGTGGAGGGTGGCGACTGAGGCATGTTGCGGAACAGGAACCGGTTGAACTGAAGGGGGTGCAGAAAATGCAGCTTGTCCGGTGGCAGATAAAACCTTAAGATGCTTTCCCACAAGTTGTTTCTGTATATGCTGCTGGGCCTGCAGCTGAAGAAACCTATATTTGTCTATCTCATCAGGGGAAAATGTTATAGGCTGTTGAGTTAAAGGAGAAGAGATGCATTTGCTGTACAATTCAGTCTTGTTTTCTGTTTCACTGTCTTTATGCATAGAGCTGTCAGAATAAGAGCTTAAATTCCCTTCCACTCGATTTGAGTTCAAGCTTGCATTGTGTTCTTCTTTGGTCTCTGTTGGATTTGGAGCAACAGAATATCTATTAGcagggaaagcaccaggaaaaTCATTTGGTACTGGGTCACGGGTTTGTAGAAAGGGTTGCATTTCACCAGTTAAAAGATCTGATGGCTCATTTATTGCTGTGTCCTTTTCTATATTTGGGGCGTGATACACAGTTCCTCTTTGAATTAAGTCTTTAAGGAGGCAATTGCCATAGTTAGTGTTAGTTGTAAGAGACACATTATTTATTGTTGATGTTTCAACTTCATCTTTGTTTGCACTGCTTTCCACTGCGCTGGTTTCAATGTTTTGCACACTGTTTGTGTTGATGTGGAGGGCTTTTTCAGGCAAAGGTAACGTTCCTTCACTCTCTACTGAAGATGCACCCTTAATGACAGGTTGACTGTGACAGAGATTCACACCACAAGCATTTGAAAAGCTCTCCCCGTTCTGAGTTTGCTCCTGGATTTTCTTTGATTTCACCTTCTCTAAAAGTAGCTTGGCAGTTAATGACTTCCGCTGTCCCATTGCTTCTTTTCCTAGGGGTTTGATAGAGCAAATATCAATGCGCTTTGATGGACAACTTATGTTTCGACAGTCATAGTACACAGAATCTGCTTTTCCTGGTTCAGAGCCATAGTAGTTCATCATATCCCTTTTGTGTTCGTTCCAATCGCATCTTGATTCTTTTGCAAGGGATCCTGAACTGCTGCCTCTCGATCTGGTGCAACTAGATGATCGTTCGCTGCTCCCTGAATCTCGAGTGGAAGACCCTTTTGAGCTGCTGTAGCTTCTACACCTGCTGTGTTTACAAGCAGAATGTCTGTTTCGGCTTTGCTTTGATATGTCTCTATGTAGTAAATGCCTATATCTTGAATGTCTTTGATATTTTACTGTATGCCTCTGTGTACAGTTTCTAAATCTTTGACTTTTATTGTTGAAAAAGCAGTCCTCATCTGCATCATCAGAAGATGAAATGCAATTGTGCTTCTTGTGTTTATATTTCTGCCTTTCAACCGGCTTTTGTTTCCTTTTGCAACAAAAAGGCAAATGACTTTTACTGTGATCACTTGATCTGTGACTAGAGTAGCAACTAGCAAAACTAGTTGCACTGCTAACAGAGGTGTCGGAATAATTAGACTGCCTGTCAGAAGAGGACTTTTGTAAAGAAGAGAATTTCCAGCATCCAGCAAAATCCCCATTCCCTTTACTTTCCAAGCACTTGCCAGTGGAACTGAACTTGTAACCAAGAATGGCATCTCTTTCGCTGTCACTTATGCCACTGCTGCATGTGATCAAATCCAGGTTGCTTTGTCTTTGGGAATAAATTAAATCACATTGTACACATTTTTGCTTCTTTATCCGAGACACCAATGGATAAATGCAAATGTTTTGATCCTGTAGAGTTTGTTCACACTTCTGCAAGTGCTGTGCTAAAGATCTCACGTGCACTTCTGTATGGGGACCTGTTGCTCT
Above is a window of Eublepharis macularius isolate TG4126 chromosome 11, MPM_Emac_v1.0, whole genome shotgun sequence DNA encoding:
- the ZNF804B gene encoding zinc finger protein 804B, with amino-acid sequence MACYLVISSRHLSNGHYRGIKGIFRGPLCKNGSASPDFAEKEKAAARALEDVKANFYCELCDKQYHKHHEFDNHINSYDHAHKQRLKELKQREFARNVASKSWKDEKKQEKALKRLHQLAELRKQSERVAGCRPVFKTSHVVAEKQQQLQEELLLVQEDRTKNTAEVQILTSNASEKQQELAISKNQPCTERCHLLRNRASPGFSCGTNACNRAGVSFSFSKKVHLKLESSASVFSENLEEAYDCTRSSRSTVKPAPQDYHTCIHMSDDRRDTVHKRLNKLPGQADSLLSCNPPVTSKMWKEKDHNANRENVETHLRPPDVGCFGSPYVKDPGRELNEKNKFSEMVVPAQYQTSNGCMQQNTYKHTDVLLAEHVSEFSTQQSSGQGHSCKVNYNPCMFEENGSSGDLETVSGDTGTSEGDSLVHKIKSKALPFLQVLSKDGSTALRWPTELILFTKTEPSVSYGCNPLYFDFRLSLSHRETGHHEVNLENCNEHSVMMDIDRNEASGLNKNKQLSSVRDDQPLKPKKRTRALSLRKSQPKLDSDVESEMNQSAPKYISDDLNESTPKVPSHLDCSQRHYTRATGPHTEVHVRSLAQHLQKCEQTLQDQNICIYPLVSRIKKQKCVQCDLIYSQRQSNLDLITCSSGISDSERDAILGYKFSSTGKCLESKGNGDFAGCWKFSSLQKSSSDRQSNYSDTSVSSATSFASCYSSHRSSDHSKSHLPFCCKRKQKPVERQKYKHKKHNCISSSDDADEDCFFNNKSQRFRNCTQRHTVKYQRHSRYRHLLHRDISKQSRNRHSACKHSRCRSYSSSKGSSTRDSGSSERSSSCTRSRGSSSGSLAKESRCDWNEHKRDMMNYYGSEPGKADSVYYDCRNISCPSKRIDICSIKPLGKEAMGQRKSLTAKLLLEKVKSKKIQEQTQNGESFSNACGVNLCHSQPVIKGASSVESEGTLPLPEKALHINTNSVQNIETSAVESSANKDEVETSTINNVSLTTNTNYGNCLLKDLIQRGTVYHAPNIEKDTAINEPSDLLTGEMQPFLQTRDPVPNDFPGAFPANRYSVAPNPTETKEEHNASLNSNRVEGNLSSYSDSSMHKDSETENKTELYSKCISSPLTQQPITFSPDEIDKYRFLQLQAQQHIQKQLVGKHLKVLSATGQAAFSAPPSVQPVPVPQHASVATLHHTFLQSFALSAAVHPHSSHLSLARIHPFPQSHFAPISLSPFTPAFMPTHSALLAGHPLHLVSATPIHPSHLPIPSLPHPAFIPTLFTPQLSGAVSSAIQLNPFIHPLFQGQEFRHCS